A region of the Stieleria neptunia genome:
CACGGCATGGTCGATAAACGGACCGCCCACGAGGCCAGCGCCCGTGTCCCGATGATCATCCGCTATCCCCGCTGGACCAAAGCGTCCGGGCCGGTGCGGATCAAACAACAGGTCCTGACGACCGATGTCGCACCGACGATCCTGGACGCCGCCGGTGCCACCGCGATGACCGACATTCACGGCAGTTCGATCAAGCCGCTGGTCTCCGGAGACGACAGTGGCTGGCGGACCGAATGGCTGTATCACTACAACTACGAAAAACAATTCCCCTACACGCCCAACGTTCGCTCGGTGCGTGGCGATCGATTCAAGTACATTCGCTATCCACATGGCGACGGTTCCCCCGATCGTCACATGGCCGAGTTGTACGACATGCAGAACGACCCGGCGGAATCAACCAATCTGGTCAACGATCCGGCACACCAATCCACGATCGCCGAGATGGAGCAGCGGCTGTTGCGGGCGATGAAGGCCGTCGGGCTCGACCCGAGCAACGACACCATGCCGTTGGATGCCGGCATCGGAACCGCGCTGCCGGACAAGGCGATTCGTTAGCAGGCCGGCGACTCCAATTTTTGGAGTATCGAAACTCGCGTAGGGCATGCTGTGCATGCCAAGGGACCTCGGCGTAGTGGACCGTCTAGCGGTAAACGTCATGCGCCGGTCATCCGTCTGATTGGATCGCGGAGTCAAACCGGCGGGTTGCAGTGCGACGCTGGAAGCGTCAGCCTGAAGACAGCCCCGAGTGCCCGATTTAAATGAACCCACGGATGGCAGAGCGAACCCACGGATGAAAAGCAGCCTGGGATCCGTGGGTACGCGCTGCCATCCGTGGGTGTGATCCATTGCTGTGGTACCGGAGATCGTCTGTTCGATCGATCCAGGGAAGCCGATTACCAGACGGTCCATGGCTCTCTCGCATGACATCTACCGATAGACGCTGACCTACGACCTTGGCGTCGCCGAATTCGCCAACGGCAAGGTGGATTGGGCGAGCCGACGGAAACGGGTGTTGTTGGTTAACGGCAGGGCGCCAGCCCTCCGATCGTTCAAGTTGGTTTCCAGCCAAGAGCGGACTCCCTCCATGGGGCTGCGGTTGCCTGCAACTAGCTCCATCGCCTATCCTCTTGGGTTGATGCGGATCGAGTGTAGTCGCAGCGACGAGCTTTCGGATTCACAGAAAAGATCCAACGGACAAGAACCAACAGACAGGGAACGCAACGCATGGGTGGTTGGTACGTCTTGGGAATCATCATCGTTTCCCTGTTATTGCTCTCCGCGCTGGCAGTTTTCCTGCCCCGTTTGTTCGTTCGCGCGATCTTCCGGCCGATGTTGGCGCTGTTTTATCGCAAACGTGTGATCGGTCTGGAAAACCTGCCGGCGTCGGGCGGCTATCTGATCGTCAGCAATCACGTGTCGTGGATCGATGGCATCGTGATCTTGTGGATGATGCCCCGCAACGTCCGATTTGTCGTCGACGGCTCCAATTTCGGTTCGGCATTTGCCAAGTGGATTGCCGCCGCCTTTGACACGATCTTGATGGTCGCCAATCCGAAATCGATCATGCGGGCGCTCAAGGCGGCACGCGAGGCTCTCAAGGACGGCGACGTGGTGGGGCTGTTCCCCGAAGGCACGATCACCCGGACCGGGCAGTTGCAAGCGTTTAAACCGGGCATGGGCAAGATTCTGCAGGGGCACGACGCGCCCGTGGTTCCCGTTTACCTGGACGGCATGTGGGGCAGCATCTTCAGCTACAGCGGCGGAAAATTTTTCTTCAAGTGGCCCGACAAGTTTCGCCGTCGATTGACGCTTTATATCGGCAAACCGCTCCCCAACGACACGCCGATTGAACTGGTCCGTTCGCAAGTCCATCAGCTGAACGCCAAGGCACAAACCGACCATCGGCATGAGTTCCCGATCCTGGCCGGCGAAGTGATCCGGGCCTGGCGACATCGTGGAAAGCGGCTTCAAATCGCCGATTCGATGGGGACCGAACTGGGCGGCCGCGAAGCGCTGACGCGGGCCTTCGCATTGCGACGTGTCCTGCGCCGCGAGGTTCTTGCCAAACACGAATCAAACGTCGGTGTCTTCCTGCCGCCCAGCGCCGGCGCGGTGATCGTCAACGTCGCCCTGGCCTTGGACCGCCGTGTCTCGGCAAACCTGAATTACACCGTTTCCAGCCCCGTCATCAATCATTGCATTGAAGAAATCGGTATTCAGCATGTCCTGACCAGCGAACGATTCCTCAGCAAAATCAATATCGAGATCGATTCGGAGATTGTAACGGCCGAATCGCTCAAGCAAAAAGTCACCGCGGCAGACAAAGCGATCGCGTTTGTCCAGGCCAACTTGATTCCGGCCGCGTTGCTGCGGCGGATGCTGGGTCTGCACCGTGTCAAAAGCGATGACCTGATGACCGTGATCTTTACCAGCGGTTCGACCGGCATGCCCAAGGGCGTGATGCTCAGCCAGGCCAATATCAGCCACAACGTTGACGCGATCAAGAAAGCCATTCGCCTCAATGACGAAGATGTCGTGCTGGGCATCCTGCCGTTCTTCCACTCGTTCGGGTACAGCGTCACGCTGTGGGCGACCCAGGTCCTGGGACCGTGCGGCGTTTACCATTTCAACCCGCTCGACTCGCGGCAGATCGGCAAACTGGCCGAAAAGTACGGTGCGACGGTCTTGCTCGCCACGCCGACGTTTTTGCGGAGCTACATCCGCCGGATCAAACCGGAACAATTCAAGACCCTGGACACCTGCATCGTCGGCGCCGAAAAGATGCCGGCCGACCTGTTCGATTCCTTCGAACAGACCTTCGGCCTGCGTCCGGTCGAAGGCTACGGGACGACGGAACTGAGCCCCCTGGTTTCGGTCAACATCCCGCCGAGTCGTTCTCCGGCCGCCTACCAGCTTGATCGCATCGAAGGTTCCGTCGGCCGCCCCCTGCCGGGTGTCTGCGCGAAAGTGATCTCCCAGGACTCCGGCGACGAACAACCCGCGGGCACCGACGGCATGCTGATGATCGCCGGTCCCAACGTGATGACCGGATACGCCGGCCAAAAGGAGCTGACCGAAAAAGCGATTCAGTCGGGCTGGTACAACACCGGTGATATCGCCAACATCGACGACCAAGGCTTCATCCACATCACCGGGCGACTCAGCCGGTTCTCCAAAATCGGCGGCGAAATGGTCCCGCACCTGAAAGTCGAAGAGGAGATCGCCAAGTCGATCGCCAAGTCACCGTCGAGCGAATCGTGTGTCAACGGAGCCGCAAACGACAATGGAGCTGACGATGAAAACGCAGTGACGCTCTGTGTCACCGCCGTCCCCGACAGCAAGAAGGGCGAACGCCTGATCGTGCTGCACCGTCGCTTGAACAAAGACACGGACCAGATTTTGGCCGACCTCAAAACCGCCGGACTGCCCAATCTGTTCATCCCGTCGCGGGATGCGTTTTACGAAGTCGAACAAATCCCCTTGCTCGGCACCGGAAAACTGGACCTCAAGGGCGCCAAAGACCTGGCGCTGCAACTGGCGACTGGGAAATCGAGTGATTGACCGGAGGGCTCGCGCCCAATACCGCTAACACGAAGACACGCCGCTGAATGGCATTGGGCTGGCGCCGATGCCTCACTTCAACTGCCACTCGGTCGTATCCGGCGCGGCACCTCGTTGATTCACCTCCTTGACTGATCGGACCAGCTGAATCGGCAACTGAACAAGCCCGGCAACGATCAACGCGGCGTAGGTGAACAGCAGAAACTGTCCAGGGGTGACGATGGATTGCGGAATCCAAAATAACGCCGCCGTGGCGATCCCGATCAAACTCAACAGCGTCTTGAACTCGGTCGGCCCGAATCGGGACAGCGTAAACTCGCCCACCAACTTTGCCTTGATGTTGGTCAGCACGGCGATCGCGAACAGACACACGACCGCCACGATCGCCAAATCCAATCGTCCGCAGGCGACGCCGATTCCGATCAAATAGTAGGCAAAGGAAAGCGGATCGGTGAAATGATCCAACAACTCACCGCCGTTGCGACACTGGCCGGTCCGCCGAGCGTGCGTGCCGTCGACACAGTCGGCCAGATGGTTGCCGACGATTCCCGCCGCACCAATGATGCCGGCCCACCAGTAGGTCGTTGAAAACGCGAGCCCGACGGCGCCGAGGATCGCCGACACGTGCCCCATCAAGACGATTCCCTCCGGCGGAAACCCGCTGGGGATTCCCAGGTGAGGGTACAGCGATTGCAACTTCGGTGAAATGATTGGGTCGATCAGGCTATGGGAAACGCGTGCCGACATCTTCTGGGCCTTCGCTTGGAGAGTCAAAATACGCCGCCGACTTCGGCGGGCCAAGGCAAAAGAGCCCCGATCGGCCCGAAGACTGCGCCCTGTTTCGCGACCGAGACGTCGCACTGGCCCCCACGGGACCACTTTTCGCACGTACGACGGCCCTTCCGGGCCGT
Encoded here:
- a CDS encoding AMP-binding protein, translated to MGGWYVLGIIIVSLLLLSALAVFLPRLFVRAIFRPMLALFYRKRVIGLENLPASGGYLIVSNHVSWIDGIVILWMMPRNVRFVVDGSNFGSAFAKWIAAAFDTILMVANPKSIMRALKAAREALKDGDVVGLFPEGTITRTGQLQAFKPGMGKILQGHDAPVVPVYLDGMWGSIFSYSGGKFFFKWPDKFRRRLTLYIGKPLPNDTPIELVRSQVHQLNAKAQTDHRHEFPILAGEVIRAWRHRGKRLQIADSMGTELGGREALTRAFALRRVLRREVLAKHESNVGVFLPPSAGAVIVNVALALDRRVSANLNYTVSSPVINHCIEEIGIQHVLTSERFLSKINIEIDSEIVTAESLKQKVTAADKAIAFVQANLIPAALLRRMLGLHRVKSDDLMTVIFTSGSTGMPKGVMLSQANISHNVDAIKKAIRLNDEDVVLGILPFFHSFGYSVTLWATQVLGPCGVYHFNPLDSRQIGKLAEKYGATVLLATPTFLRSYIRRIKPEQFKTLDTCIVGAEKMPADLFDSFEQTFGLRPVEGYGTTELSPLVSVNIPPSRSPAAYQLDRIEGSVGRPLPGVCAKVISQDSGDEQPAGTDGMLMIAGPNVMTGYAGQKELTEKAIQSGWYNTGDIANIDDQGFIHITGRLSRFSKIGGEMVPHLKVEEEIAKSIAKSPSSESCVNGAANDNGADDENAVTLCVTAVPDSKKGERLIVLHRRLNKDTDQILADLKTAGLPNLFIPSRDAFYEVEQIPLLGTGKLDLKGAKDLALQLATGKSSD
- a CDS encoding CDP-alcohol phosphatidyltransferase family protein, which translates into the protein MSARVSHSLIDPIISPKLQSLYPHLGIPSGFPPEGIVLMGHVSAILGAVGLAFSTTYWWAGIIGAAGIVGNHLADCVDGTHARRTGQCRNGGELLDHFTDPLSFAYYLIGIGVACGRLDLAIVAVVCLFAIAVLTNIKAKLVGEFTLSRFGPTEFKTLLSLIGIATAALFWIPQSIVTPGQFLLFTYAALIVAGLVQLPIQLVRSVKEVNQRGAAPDTTEWQLK